The window AGGGAGATTGTTGAACACCTGCGGCAGCTGGACGATGTTCAGGGCTATTTAAAGCAGAACGAGGAATTGATTCGTAAACAGTTGGGATATCTCTCGGCGCACCAGGATAAGATGGAGCAGTTAACCTATGGCATACAACAGCATTTCATAGAGGCTGGAGATGAGATTGGAGCTCTGGTAAAGCAAAGGCTCCAGATTATGAAAAAGGAGGAGCAGGATGCAGGAGAAGAGCTGCGGCAGCATTTTGAACGCTTAAAGCAGGACAATGTATACCAGAAAATAACTGAACAGCTGCAGCCCATCCGCAATATGGAAGATGATGTGCAGAGCATGCGCGAGCTGTTTGCCGATACCCTGAAACACCTGCTGGAAACCCAGCAGTACCTGATCCGGAAGATTAACCAGGATGGCCAGACGCAGGGAAGAGTACTAAAAGAAATGGAATTACTCAATAACCATATGCAGCAGCTAAACGAGCGTAAAAGCTGGATGCATCGCATGTTTGGGGGACGCTAAGTTTGTTGAAAAACTAACATGCCTATGCGTGCGCCTTCAAATTTCTTCTGGCCCAGCTATGCTGATTTGCTCACAGCGCTCTTTGTTGTTATGATGGTTTTGTTTGTTTTGAGTTTCAGGCTTTTCCGCGAGCGGGAGGAACAGTTGGAAATATACGCAACTAACTACAAAAAAATTAAAGAATTAGAACAAGCCTTACATAGGTTAGATGATAGTCCCTATTTTGAATTTCAGCCCCAAAATCAACGCTATGAGCTTATGGTGCCGGTTCAGTTTGCACAGTGGGAGTACGAGATACCACAAAAATATACTAAAAACCTTGTAGAAGCCGGCAAACAGTTACAAGCACTCATAGAGGAGGCAGACAGGGCCTCTATTGCGAATGAACTAGATGTGAAGTACCTTGTAATAGTAGAAGGAATGGCAGCCCGGGATCCCAGGGACCAGCAAATCAACAGAGACCGTGCTTTTATACAGCAAACTTATTTGTTAAGTTATCAGCGGGCACTGGCACTGGCAAGTCTCTGGAAACGGAATGGCATTACCTTTGATAAAGATAATTTTGAGTTGATAATAGCTGGAAGTGGGATTTATGGAGCAGGCCGGTACAGTGGCATTGGTGAAGAAGGGAAAAACCGGCGCTTTCTTATACAGATTATTCCTAAAACAGGGCAATTACAGAAGCGGGAGCATGAATAACTGGATGAATAAAATGTTTTTAGGGCTTATAGCATTACTTGCTGTAGCATGCAATACAGATTTTGAAGACCTGGCACACACAGTTACCAAAGTAGAGGATGGGAATACCCTGGTACTTAAAAACGGTAAACAGGTGCACCTTATTGGCGTAGAGCCCACCAAGGCAAGTCAGGAGTTTCTGGAAGATAAAGCCCTTAACAGAAAAGTACGGATTGTATTTGACCGTAGTAACTATCCCAATGCAGAGATCGAGGAAGAAGTATGGGGTTATGCAGTTACAGAAGGTGGCCAGCACCTGAATGCTCAGATCCTGCAGCAGGGCCTTGCAGCACTTAACGATACTTGGTTAACCGATAGCTTAAGATCATTCTCTTCCTACACCACCTTAACCACTTACCAGCCTGCAGGATCTGTACCTGAAGCAGGCCCTATCAAGAAAAAAAATAGTATTGGCGCTATTTCATCAGGTGCTGCCGTAGCGCGCACGGAATTTAACAGCTTTGCCGATCTGGTAGAGTATGCCGAGCAATGTGTATTTCTGGTTTTAGGGCGTGATGACAAAGGTAAAACCGTAAGCCAGGGTACTGGGTTTTTTCTGATGGAAAATGGCCTTTGTGTAAGTAACTACCATGTGTTTGACGGAGGCACCGAATGGATGATCCGTACCGCCAACGGGAGCCGTTACCGGGTAACAGATATCATTTCAAAAGATAAAAATTTCGATTACATCGTTTTTAAGGTAGATCTGGCAGAAGGGGAGGAATATCCCTTCCTGAAGCCTGCCCGCAAAACACCACGCAAAGGAACAGATATCTTTGTA of the Flammeovirgaceae bacterium 311 genome contains:
- a CDS encoding outer membrane protein/peptidoglycan-associated (lipo)protein — encoded protein: MPMRAPSNFFWPSYADLLTALFVVMMVLFVLSFRLFREREEQLEIYATNYKKIKELEQALHRLDDSPYFEFQPQNQRYELMVPVQFAQWEYEIPQKYTKNLVEAGKQLQALIEEADRASIANELDVKYLVIVEGMAARDPRDQQINRDRAFIQQTYLLSYQRALALASLWKRNGITFDKDNFELIIAGSGIYGAGRYSGIGEEGKNRRFLIQIIPKTGQLQKREHE
- a CDS encoding trypsin-like serine protease with C-terminal PDZ domain (COG0265 Trypsin-like serine proteases, typically periplasmic, contain C-terminal PDZ domain) codes for the protein MNNWMNKMFLGLIALLAVACNTDFEDLAHTVTKVEDGNTLVLKNGKQVHLIGVEPTKASQEFLEDKALNRKVRIVFDRSNYPNAEIEEEVWGYAVTEGGQHLNAQILQQGLAALNDTWLTDSLRSFSSYTTLTTYQPAGSVPEAGPIKKKNSIGAISSGAAVARTEFNSFADLVEYAEQCVFLVLGRDDKGKTVSQGTGFFLMENGLCVSNYHVFDGGTEWMIRTANGSRYRVTDIISKDKNFDYIVFKVDLAEGEEYPFLKPARKTPRKGTDIFVLGNPRGLESTITRGVVSAIRDQGKKEAVLQIDAAISPGSSGSPVMTMDGEVVGIATYKARDCESCNFAMNVQVLGF